One window from the genome of Nicotiana sylvestris chromosome 9, ASM39365v2, whole genome shotgun sequence encodes:
- the LOC138878227 gene encoding uncharacterized protein: MEGLILAEIVEPSTRYTHTTEATNEEELRVNLDLTEERREAILIRMEAQKQMIEQYYNRKALRYFKIRYFILKKGFRSTKVENGEKLSPNWEGPYRVRGIAGKRAYELETMDGKVLPLHWNAVHLKKYYF, encoded by the coding sequence ATGGAAGGTTTAATTCTGGCAGAGATAGTCGAACCAAGTACGAGGTACACACATACCACTGAAGCAACAAATGAGGAAGAGTTACGAGTAAATTTGGATTTGACAGAAGAAAGGAGGGAAGCAATACTAATTCGAATGGAAGCTCAAAAGCAGATGATTGAACAATACTATAACAGGAAGGCTTTGAGGTACTTCAAGATTAGGTACTTTATCCTCAAGAAGGGGTTCCGGTCAACAAAAGTGGAAAATGGTGAAAAGTTGAGTCCAAATTGGGAAGGCCCATATAGGGTTAGAGGCATTGCTGGGAAAAGAGCGTATGAGTTGGAAACCATGGATGGCAAGGTGTTACCATTGCATTGGAATGCAGTCCATTTGAAGAAGTATTACTTCTAA